The following nucleotide sequence is from Nothobranchius furzeri strain GRZ-AD chromosome 11, NfurGRZ-RIMD1, whole genome shotgun sequence.
ccgtgcaatcttaaaacgctaaaacctgtgcgcacaaaggttaatttagtgtttttctgctacaaagctagcagttgctgcccaaaaggtgcagtttgagctatctgcagaagctctactaggctattttggttcggttgttaaaatggagggacagagtagtgaactgaccaactcccagcaaccaggtggcgctgcggcccacgactatgaacctggcctactttctggacaatttttgtccaaactggtcgcggttgcttgagaacccgactacccttctagggatgtcactgaagaacagcttgacgctgtacttgatcaaatagaaaacccggatggtactaaaccaatccaggttcacttggctaagttagccctgatcctctatcagaaaggactccaacatgatcgagagatcttgaacctccagagtatgctagctgaaaaacagcgaaatggaagtctgaaggatgaggaggacgacgacacccgcaccgattctggggaagatggggagaagaccccgcccccttctgctgatgacaacagacagtgggaaggggggaaacaccttgactctctggacggacgcatgccgcaggggagagacgaagcttatctgtcccaaccttcggcccttttccctacacacactatagggcattcaggaccatctaggggccgagggcaattcgccctcgaaccccaggttggaccaccaccctcatcttcacggtgttctcaatctgtgagaagtcgaccagctgagcggcacctctatttagaccgctcccccagtccacgaagggtgcaaggtgccgattggggttatgcaccccaacctgcacctcaaccatccacccatcctagctactccggtattcggcatgccggtaaccagctgcaggacaaagcatcatacgccagtccgtatccggacaaagtgtattacgcagaagccccagttgaaagacgcaggctgcactacgccgacgtgccccgggaggaggacctcccaggacacccccgtgacgtgccagcagcccgtcacagcatgccggaccccgatttgggccccaggagtcaacattgggagcccagagcacaccagcgatatccagcgctctctgagacagaccgtgggtcagagtcagaggatgacgcgccgtaccgtgagtcagggctccgtgtacgtcaaattgaatcgctagctaaagacatagaacgctttgatcctaacaccaatgaatccaacgttgacgattatctcagggagatagaacgttgtctgcttgatcttccagcaccttcttcaagggaaaagctcaagctaatttggaaaaccacatctagaacggtgcacggtttcatggaaactctaccacctgacattcgagatcggtactcctcgctctgccgagcgttgagggatgaatacgccacgtatgcagactctgcgtcagctacaatgggggccttctccatcaaacacgggaggaacgaaccccccagagagaattatcgccgactcaaaagtgcttatttccaaggtcgaaacggccctgggctcgaggaagaccctgccttcagatccctgttcattcacaacctgcacgagtgtgttcgctccgaagtctcaatgtattgtcggatgaaaaaactgacaactcaggagattaggagatacgctcaacaggcttgggaagctggcggaaagccccaaaagcctgacgcacatcaccgcgtcatgcacctagctcccgacaccgagccgcgtttggagctcgaaggcacagaagctccacccactaagccaaaatctgctaaacctagacctgctaaaccacgaaagcagtcccaatctcctcaacaggggaaggggggtgctgattggccgcctaggtctggacaatcagacaggaagtggcccaaccaaaaccaacggcaggcaggtcggaacagtggaaggtttaaggagcgccgcccacaggtaggtcccgaacacaagtccgcaggtgagtacttgaccaaagccgacctccaggagatgtttcagcagttcctagctaaacagaaggaacagctgagatctgcagatgagacccctgcaccaaagtctgcttctaagaagccagacccagagccaacgtccgcatgactaggcgtggctcaacctcccagcgtggccaggacctacctgatcagctgggggaacactactggtagatcacaggagtctcctgaaatctaccccctgagagaaacctgatgctaaatttctgaagttccttggtgacttaacaaaccatgatcatgctcgccgtttgtactgtagcaccaacgtaggtgggtgcatacaggttgatgctctgctggataccggctcagaaatcaccctgatgtgctccacattgttccatcgcgtgtctgacaccatgcggtcgctcgggaaaccagtccaggttgaaccttgtgacctgaaaatcaccagctacacccagacccgggagtgtatcactcaccgggcgtggctggacatcaccttccaagacatgactctggttcacccgttttatgtctgccagctagacactgaaccacttctcattggtcaggacctgcttgaacgtctagctcccctcatcgactgccagaagggtcaactgtgggcccaggtggacacacctaagccctggaacccagatagcagccgaccatcctccattcttgaagtcagcataagtgagccgcaaaacccttgttccaaggtcatgcccctccctacggctcccacagacgatgaccgcctgcaaaggcatgaaaccgctcctggaactccgttccgcacacattcatcttttctctgctcgctgaagaacgtcagcctgcagccatatgcaccacacatagttggtggtcctaccatcaactgcacccacatctcagatgctcgccttgctctttggtctgaaaagtcagccatcagccagcagacgtttgaacacctgcgtcagaaggacccccttctggtcagtgtgacacgtagccatcggctcttgtcacctacttggccgcagaggctcctgaaagcgccagaggtctgctctctgactatccaacttggagcaagacagaacacacatacattcagcatcataccacagcttgatccacctgcactcattggagcagatctgctggttcgactaggtgcccagctggacacttgcaatcaagtcctttgggcccgggccacaccttcctctgagcctcgctcagaaggccctgaacacttgctgtccggtcagaccattccacaggcctgccgtgcagtggttgaggccagcacggttctgcccccacaggtcaaaggagtgcctgttcgtctgaccctgatgaagcatcagaagctgccaggcacccaggccttcttccagccatcaccacacttcttggagctcaacttagccgtctgtggcacgccactcttggagctgaacaatcgttctgcgtacttgttggtcgaaaatccgacccagagtcctatccacatgccggcaggaaagcccttgggcatgctgatagatagctcattccatgactttgaactttcagtccccgtgatcggacaacttccgttgttcttgaacgacagacaggttggtgcagacacattcagtactttcccttcacaaatgattaccatcaagcggcatgaagcccttcctaaggaacccatttgcagtgcaaccttagaaactgacagcggtcagtgtctaacggtttttgcaataaatactcaaccctctgagtcaccggttgaaagcccggaacaccagagaccctcctcctctgaaccttatgacggcttcgaggccgaagtcagccagcagcttgacaaagcggatgcgctggagtcagaggagcagagagcagcgcttagaagcctgttctatgagtttcagtccatcttatccagggactccctggactgtggactcacaaacctgcacacggttcgcattccgacgaacccgaatgcccctcctacttttgtacgtcagtacaagattcccctcgctgcttatgagtcgatccaggagatcctcgatcagctgaaggagaaaaacatcatcagagagtgtaactccacttacaactctcccatctggccggttctgaaaccgactgggaaatggcgtctcaccatagactatcgtgcactgaacaaacaagtacctctctccaggtggcctatgatccatttagatcaggagcaagccagagtcagagatgctcgtttcttctctacggttgacgtagccaacggcttctggaccatgaaggttgagccggcggaccagtataaactggctttctcctttggaaatcgccaatatacttggaaccgctgcccctttggctaatctaactcacctgccgagttcaacatcttcctccacaaagccatgtcagatgctgcttccagagggaacctcatatatgtcgatgacatcttgatgaggagtcgaaccttcgaggagcacctggccgaactccgtcacgtgctgcaacagctcgctgacgccggagctaaattggcgattctcaagggacagtggtgtcgaaccaaagtggagtatgttggactgctggttggccctaatggagtcgagccccaagcgggacgcattagagccattcaggacatcaaagccccagctaatctgactgaactcaggagcttcctcggagtctgcaactactccagacagttcattgaggagtacgctgaaacagcgaggcccctcactgagctgcttcggaacgacacacctttcgtgtgggacagaccccaagaactctccttccagttcctaaaacagaagttggcgtccgcaccctgtctggcttacccagacaaggataaagagttctacatagaggctactttctcctctcactgcctgagcgctgctttgaagcaaaaACACGAtagggacatgagagttgtggcatacgccagcaagcctctgagcaaggtggaactccagttctcagactgcgagagagctctcctctctacagtctgggccgtcgaacactttcgtagttacatcggtggacagaaagtgatcattgaaacgtgtcatcagcccgtcaccttcctaaacagccagcgtctgcgcgaaggaagagtgtcaaacagccgcattgcgacgtggatgatggtgctccaaggatacaacattgaggtcaagtatggtcagaacaccaagctagcgctaggacaagggctagcaggctgccagcactgtgactctgactccgtcaggggccccctggacacacctgccgcagtctacccaaccgcatccaatcatcgctactttgatgagaatgtttgccaagggcttccgaaggtttacactgacggatgcgcctaccttcacgaaggccagctccgtgctggggttggagtcgtttgggtggactgtgacactaagcaaccaaatcactaccggttgggccaaaagtctagtcagtacgccgaaattgctgcagtgttgataaccctccagcaggcggcagccttggacatcactcaaatcgtcctttgctcagattcaaactacgctagacacagcttcatctctcacttccccatgtggaaggagaaccacatgaaaaacgccaggaacagagacgtgaaacactcggagttattcctagcgtgtgatctgctcaccactgagaaaggcataatggtctactggaaaaaggtcaaaggtcactccaggaccataggtccggagaaagatggtaatgacgaagctgaccgccttgctaagctcggtgctgaccagggaacctgttgggaattcaaagacgagtggcttccacccaaggccgttcacgaggtctgcgcgattactcgtcgacatgctaaacaggcagacgaacctcggaccgttggggtacccgtgtttctaggcagacaaccacaggacgcggacctagtcaccatgcaggaacaagatcctgacctgaagctcatccgcgagcttctccaaaagggaccgatgcctgaacaaccgtcaccacctactggcgcaagtcgagatttggtaaccctgcatcgtcaactcacgcatctgaaactacaaaacgatttgttagtttacatgcgtgacgaccacagcccgccgcgctgggttgttccactcgaccacagaggagtgatgcttgcctacgcccacgacactccggttggaggtcaccgcagagcaaaagctaccctcgcgtcactgacagaagtagcttattggccgtcgatgtccaaggacgtacacagctatgtccaaggctgcctcatctgtgcccagtttcaatcctcccagccgcttgctagagcaccactgcaacgcaggggaataaccttcccttggtcccacctgcagatcgactgggttggaccggttcccaaatcggcaagaggaaacaaatatatgctaactgtaacttgcagtttcacaaagtgggttgagtgccttccagcgccaaacgatacagccgtcacaaccgctgtactgctgattaaccacgttttcagtcgacggggacttccactctgcattgactctgaccggggaactcatttcacatccagtgtaatgacgtccctgtttgaacttctgggagtggaagtgagattccacctcccctatcacccacagtcatccggacaggtcgaacggatgaaccgcacggtcgtctctatgctcaaaaagtatgtctgctccactgggaaggactgggacgttaagctccctctggtcctgatggccatacggtctactccccagcgatccacgggggttacgccctttgagatgatgaccggcagactgatgactctaccactgcacctcctgtatcacccagaggatgtcagtgttgccactgcctataccgctcatcagtatgtggcagacttgaaaacacacctcagagctacgttcgcgcacgctcagaagaaactggagaccaacgtagaaggcgctaaagcctactacgaccaaaagacaaccagccgcgaatacgaggtgggtgacaaagtattctactttcggttcgcccaaccggcacgcaaagctaagaagttcctgccctgctggtcaggaccatttgagatcgtggcaaaactctctccagttgcatacaggttacgcatcaccaaagcgagacaggagcctgtctacaaatgggtgcatgcaaaccaaatcaaaccctacgtcaaaccatccccgcgggtacagagaccagactccccgcaggaggtagacgtagtcgctacatagttctatgcatggaaatggaaaaggggggaaagtgcacgtttaacccactaacatgtactaaccgacaaagaaccaagccgccccccgccgtcattttcactaaccaagagaaactcctcctagaacgctaacaggaagtacttactaaaaccttacagggtactcttgtaactgtcaacctacattctgctctgattaatgaatctctacgtgcaatcaagactttgtctgaaaccatacatcaggatattgtgtacacatgagtggtgagagatttgatgcaggacctgctcagggaagtaagttccacgctggacagcttggttgaaagtcgtatttccccgtacttggtaccactggacctgctcaaagatagcttgacagctgctacccctctactgtgcacctttcacaaatccacctagcgtacagcctaagtagtgcaatgcccattcacgttggaaaaaattagaactcggtttcctgttacatgttcccataattgtgacaactcacatctataggtttaagtcgatgctgaacattggtatttgaaaggacggtaggcatttccactttgaactaaaaacctggcactccatcacctcaacctcgaacagcatgattcggagattgagatcatggacgctttccagggttataactttaccatcgatttagaaattgaccaacaattactgattgaaggaaccaaatttgttaagttcacacaaaacccgcgtgaacttactttgacgcccaagacgctacattgacacagattataccaccttaatctgcacattggtcgccctggggatgggatggctcatcacggccgtgattgcttattccgcctacaggcgtgttaagaaactccaagataagaagcacttgctcacctacggtgtgcctcgtaaccgcgttcggggagactccaagcgtgaatgtaccacacctgtctaaagggggtgagcaacattttctttattattctgtaaacctaagagtagttctcattttagtctacctcacatatttatctgagtgttgcagtatgtcacattctttataagctacacactgactgtatgacctaagaatgtattttatgagacctcaaggttgctatgaattttcttggatgttatatgtttttttttttttggggttgtctgtatttttgtttcttacttggtcacatattaactagtggttatgtgccggcccagctcagtctgtcaatgactctgtctgacgcaccagcacattgtagtacctcttagtttatggtccttgttttagcccaaagactgtcctgatctgccctttggaccaaaaaggggggaatcttgggaccacataggtcaatgcgcgtttgcgaactatggacctcgtacatcaccgcgtgatccataaactgaactgtatggccggcggtgagatgcctttgtgtccactcgtggagttaaccgcccaccgaccttcctccttctacactactacctctcgcatggacgacatcatcattgcgtaccacctgcgtgagtggcttcttctcgttatgcgcgttggggactatcccgtttcctatcctctttgtgcctgaccaggatcaaagaccataggcgccaggatccaagacaaagaccaaagacaaaggcgtccaaggagaccaacgtcctaagggacaaacccatctgtgcttccgacaatcaagtcgacctacgttcatgaggaacaaacccatctgtgcttccgacgatcgagctttgggcgcgatccccgaaaccaaaagggggaatgttgagggtctgacctcatgaggaaattactatgcagtgattttctccaaaatgactgtgcttaaattgctctgaaaagcaaataatcacatcagcgccaagaaacttcatttcccatgatgctttgcacacggaagcattgtgatgacgtcaccgcctagtaccagaaacacgttctgcgcatgtgcgggaagccgtggagcttttcccgcgaactaagaccataaatcttcagcagagacaaagaatcctcgttcttttgcccaggatacctggcggtaaggacacgcttgtcaacgctccgacaaattgagcacgcggaagctcttaagtgcccaagttgagcccacggaactgctggaaactaaactgcaagcccatcagatctgctcgtttctgctcccctccagctgatgtttgaggacacagaactgcggaggaaagcaacaactccatcaagcacgctgtaagttataactcagcacagaaagaaactttgctgtctctgtccagcccgtggagaaacactcgtgaacgccaaacaacggagaaagcatcaaatcgacggatgacgccgaaagctgcggagaaacacggagaaccgtcaaatcaaagagggagggacgcctcgctcttctggtgatcagcaactcatctctttctctctctccttcttcttccgttaactctatagcccagaataagcaataaaaccgcgctattgcttaaaaagtagcttcgtgttttcctctttcgtcccaaacacgtccgtcgggtcattttgaaagaataaactgcttattgatcattgtttggtatcttaaaatggtttctgtcatggccaggctgaaactaaaagatattaatttgtgattaatcttttgtgttgtttcatgatcttttgaaatgttttgagtgatttaaggttaagttactactgattctaagtgctttggaagttaaagtgcaagttgccacccacactttagccagacaaaggggtcagccatcttgtattcaagactccattttgaatcatacacacgcacacacacacacacacacacacacacacacactactcctttgtgagaacaaaggaccccattcatacatcctccatcacatgcaaacacatccatcttcaatcatatcacacggttattattcatctcttccactgtttattcatttgacaaattgttaattaaatgttataaaattcagatttttgtgtccagtagctttgttgtgtcgaagagaagtctctgctccaaggattctacgaacttcaagaaagactgataagagttttggattcatttccctttctaattaaagggtggtgccccgaagatatctaagaatatcttaattaattaataaatcagtaaatagttccatatttacagaatttattgaagaatccaaaagtaagttaaagcttacgaattgttcgctcctaataaccccaacagttataatggttgtcttcgtacaaagggggtgttgaatactccttcgcgagtagtctaggaggtggtgtgatgggacgtatctcagaggcgttatgtgagcgtaccaccatggcctgagcaactgcgactactgagagtacacccagtacagacagcgagataattttttttcttgggtgttgtacgtgtgggtacagccgct
It contains:
- the LOC139073236 gene encoding uncharacterized protein, which codes for MLAEKQRNGSLKDEEDDDTRTDSGEDGEKTPPPSADDNRQWEGGKHLDSLDGRMPQGRDEAYLSQPSALFPTHTIGHSGPSRGRGQFALEPQVGPPPSSSRCSQSVRSRPAERHLYLDRSPSPRRVQGADWGYAPQPAPQPSTHPSYSGIRHAGNQLQDKASYASPYPDKVYYAEAPVERRRLHYADVPREEDLPGHPRDVPAARHSMPDPDLGPRSQHWEPRAHQRYPALSETDRGSESEDDAPYRESGLRVRQIESLAKDIERFDPNTNESNVDDYLREIERCLLDLPAPSSREKLKLIWKTTSRTVHGFMETLPPDIRDRYSSLCRALRDEYATYADSASATMGAFSIKHGRNEPPRENYRRLKSAYFQGRNGPGLEEDPAFRSLFIHNLHECVRSEVSMYCRMKKLTTQEIRRYAQQAWEAGGKPQKPDAHHRVMHLAPDTEPRLELEGTEAPPTKPKSAKPRPAKPRKQSQSPQQGKGGADWPPRSGQSDRKWPNQNQRQAGRNSGRFKERRPQVGPEHKSAGEYLTKADLQEISQLFLLFS